In the genome of Spea bombifrons isolate aSpeBom1 chromosome 11, aSpeBom1.2.pri, whole genome shotgun sequence, one region contains:
- the HNRNPH3 gene encoding heterogeneous nuclear ribonucleoprotein H3 isoform X2, with protein sequence MSDEYIVRVRGLPWSCTREEVLEFFSECTIVEGVGGIHFTTSKEGRPSGEAFIMLESEDDLKKALEKDRKYMGHRYIEVFKSNNTEMEWVLKHNSAGDVDSASDGTVRLRGLPFGCSKEEIVQFFSGLRIVPNGITLTVDYQGRSTGEAFVQFASKEIAENALGKHKERIGHRYIEIFKSSRSEIRTSYDPPRRVMGQRPGPYDRPMGGRGAYYGAGRGNIYDRMRGGGGGYGGGYGGFDDFGGYNNYGYGTDGFDDRLRESRGIPQAYSAGDATTGFHSGHFVHMRGLPFRATESDIVNFFSPLAPIRVHIDIGADGRATGEADVEFATHEDAVAAMSKDKNNMQHRYIELFLNSTAGGGTGMGCYSREALDNTGYGAVGRMGMTGNYSGCYANPDGLGGYETL encoded by the exons ATGTCTGATGAATACATTGTAAGGGTTCGCGGCTTACCTTGGTCTTGCACACGAGAGGAAGTTCTCGAGTTTTTTTCAG AATGCACCATTGTTGAGGGCGTTGGTGGTATTCATTTCACCACTTCCAAAGAAGGAAGGCCCAGCGGTGAGGCCTTTATTATGTTGGAGTCCGAAGATGATCTCAAAAAAGCTTTGGAGAAAGACAGAAAATACATGGGACACAGATACATTGAAG TATTCAAGTCAAACAACACAGAAATGGAGTGGGTTTTAAAACACAACAGTGCAGGCGATGTTGATAGCGCCTCTGACGGAACTGTGCGGCTTCGGGGGCTGCCATTTGGGTGCAGCAAGGAAGAAATTGTACAGTTCTTCTCAG GGTTGAGAATCGTGCCAAATGGGATAACATTGACGGTCGACTACCAGGGGAGAAGCACAGGGGAGGCCTTCGTGCAGTTTGCTTCAAAGGAGATAGCAGAAAATGCTCTGGGGAAACACAAGGAAAGAATAGGGCACAG ATATATTGAGATCTTTAAAAGTAGCCGAAGCGAAATCCGCACATCTTATGATCCTCCAAGGAGAGTAATGGGTCAGCGTCCTGGACCTTATGACAGACCAATGGGAGGCCGCGGAGCGTACTATGGTGCTGGACGTGGCAATATTTACGATCGTATGCGTGGAGGAGGTGGTGGATATGGTGGTG GTTACGGTGGTTTTGATGATTTTGGTGGTTATAACAACTATGGCTATGGCACAGATGGTTTTGACGATAGACTCAGAGAGAGTAGAG GTATTCCGCAAGCTTACAGTGCTGGTGATGCAACTACAGGGTTTCATAGTGGGCACTTTGTTCATATGAGAGGACTACCCTTCCGTGCCACAGAAAGTGACATTGTTAAT TTCTTCTCCCCACTGGCTCCAATCAGAGTTCACATAGACATTGGAGCAGACGGAAGAGCGACAGGAGAAGCTGATGTAGAATTTGCAACGCATGAGGACGCAGTAGCAGCTATGTCTAAAGACAAAAATAACATGC aacataGATATATTGAATTGTTCCTCAATTCAACGGCAGGCGGTGGGACAGGAATGGGGTGTTACAGCAGGGAAGCACTGG ATAACACTGGCTATGGTGCGGTTGGTAGAATGGGCATGACCGGCAACTACAGTGGTTGTTATGCAAATCCTGATGGTTTAGGTGGCTATG AAACTCTGTGA
- the HNRNPH3 gene encoding heterogeneous nuclear ribonucleoprotein H3 isoform X1, with product MSDEYIVRVRGLPWSCTREEVLEFFSECTIVEGVGGIHFTTSKEGRPSGEAFIMLESEDDLKKALEKDRKYMGHRYIEVFKSNNTEMEWVLKHNSAGDVDSASDGTVRLRGLPFGCSKEEIVQFFSGLRIVPNGITLTVDYQGRSTGEAFVQFASKEIAENALGKHKERIGHRYIEIFKSSRSEIRTSYDPPRRVMGQRPGPYDRPMGGRGAYYGAGRGNIYDRMRGGGGGYGGGYGGFDDFGGYNNYGYGTDGFDDRLRESRGIPQAYSAGDATTGFHSGHFVHMRGLPFRATESDIVNFFSPLAPIRVHIDIGADGRATGEADVEFATHEDAVAAMSKDKNNMQHRYIELFLNSTAGGGTGMGCYSREALDNTGYGAVGRMGMTGNYSGCYANPDGLGGYGRGNTGNSGGYYGQHDSMSAAGWRGMY from the exons ATGTCTGATGAATACATTGTAAGGGTTCGCGGCTTACCTTGGTCTTGCACACGAGAGGAAGTTCTCGAGTTTTTTTCAG AATGCACCATTGTTGAGGGCGTTGGTGGTATTCATTTCACCACTTCCAAAGAAGGAAGGCCCAGCGGTGAGGCCTTTATTATGTTGGAGTCCGAAGATGATCTCAAAAAAGCTTTGGAGAAAGACAGAAAATACATGGGACACAGATACATTGAAG TATTCAAGTCAAACAACACAGAAATGGAGTGGGTTTTAAAACACAACAGTGCAGGCGATGTTGATAGCGCCTCTGACGGAACTGTGCGGCTTCGGGGGCTGCCATTTGGGTGCAGCAAGGAAGAAATTGTACAGTTCTTCTCAG GGTTGAGAATCGTGCCAAATGGGATAACATTGACGGTCGACTACCAGGGGAGAAGCACAGGGGAGGCCTTCGTGCAGTTTGCTTCAAAGGAGATAGCAGAAAATGCTCTGGGGAAACACAAGGAAAGAATAGGGCACAG ATATATTGAGATCTTTAAAAGTAGCCGAAGCGAAATCCGCACATCTTATGATCCTCCAAGGAGAGTAATGGGTCAGCGTCCTGGACCTTATGACAGACCAATGGGAGGCCGCGGAGCGTACTATGGTGCTGGACGTGGCAATATTTACGATCGTATGCGTGGAGGAGGTGGTGGATATGGTGGTG GTTACGGTGGTTTTGATGATTTTGGTGGTTATAACAACTATGGCTATGGCACAGATGGTTTTGACGATAGACTCAGAGAGAGTAGAG GTATTCCGCAAGCTTACAGTGCTGGTGATGCAACTACAGGGTTTCATAGTGGGCACTTTGTTCATATGAGAGGACTACCCTTCCGTGCCACAGAAAGTGACATTGTTAAT TTCTTCTCCCCACTGGCTCCAATCAGAGTTCACATAGACATTGGAGCAGACGGAAGAGCGACAGGAGAAGCTGATGTAGAATTTGCAACGCATGAGGACGCAGTAGCAGCTATGTCTAAAGACAAAAATAACATGC aacataGATATATTGAATTGTTCCTCAATTCAACGGCAGGCGGTGGGACAGGAATGGGGTGTTACAGCAGGGAAGCACTGG ATAACACTGGCTATGGTGCGGTTGGTAGAATGGGCATGACCGGCAACTACAGTGGTTGTTATGCAAATCCTGATGGTTTAGGTGGCTATG GTAGGGGCAATACTGGAAACAGTGGGGGCTACTATGGGCAGCACGATAGCATGAGTGCAGCTGGATGGCGTGGAATGTACTAG